Proteins encoded together in one Flavobacterium keumense window:
- a CDS encoding efflux RND transporter permease subunit has product MSHQNKEFGISSWAVDNRVTVYILTFIIVIMGLTAYINMPREDFPEIIENKIYISSVFPGNSAEDVEKLVIKPLEKQIKNISGVDKVTSSSFQDYGMIIAEFSDDVTVEQAKQKIKDKVDNAKADTDWPNMDNGSKVEPNVFELNISEEVPILNINLQGNYTTQQLKKYGELLQDDIEEISEIKKVDILGVDDKEVEIAVDIFKMTAAQVTFDEIQNAVKYENMTLSGGNLISQGSRNNIRIVGEFKEPKELENIIVKSFGGPVYLKDIATIRFKEKEKTTYAREKGTEVVMLNVKKRSNQNMISAIEQVKERVKRAQETYLPKNLKVELTSDQSSRVEHQVDELSNHIIFGIILVMIVLMFTMGLRNSLFVGAAIPLSMMIAFAILSMFGLTLNTMVLFGLVMGLGMLVDDGIVVVDNVYANMQKGMSRIQASKVGIGEIAWPVISSTATTLMAFLPFALWPGTMGKFMKYFPITLTVTLTGSLFVAMVINAAMTGGSMALEDKNIKKKSLRFYTILFLALGILLAIPGYLNDSKLLRGVGHLLLISVGLMWLYYWKVFQWTQDFQHSFFPRMEEKYKLFLAKILTGKNAWKALGGIIALLFLSFILLGIFPRKVLFFPDNIPNQAIAYIEYPQGTSIEKTNKATLFVEKQIIKILEKYVDPKTNKNYMAESIISQVGVGAGNPNVDAGSASETPFKGKVTVSFSEFKFRKGVNTSDILEEIRSKVTGIAGATVTVEKDANGPPAGYPISIQLTGADYDQMLKEADRMIAFIDSKNIPGIEKLSIDINKESPELEVKVDRANAGSMGISTGQLGFNLRRSVYGQEISTYKEGDDDYNIVMRMQDDQRKNENILFNQSLTFRNQNNGQIMQVPISAISKTEKTTTYNQIKRKNHKRIMTIYSNVLTGYNGDEITKQIKEELKSYGLPKSVSYSFSGVQEEQGKNQSFLMYALFLALAGITIIIVLQFNSVSKTMVIMFTVLLSFSGVFYGYVIANMDFVILMTMMGIISLAGVVVKNGIVLMDFFVLLLDKKVADKKLESHDDLSLEEIKEVIIESGKSRLRPVLLTALTAILGLIPLAIGLNFDFFTLVTDFNPHFFMGGDNVMFWGPLAWTIIFGLTYATVLTLVMVPVMFFLVKRTKYWLRDRRNKRNQDAIAE; this is encoded by the coding sequence ATGTCACATCAAAATAAAGAATTCGGCATTTCAAGTTGGGCAGTAGATAATCGTGTTACGGTCTATATCTTAACTTTTATCATTGTCATCATGGGTTTGACCGCATATATTAATATGCCTAGAGAGGATTTCCCTGAAATTATTGAAAACAAAATATACATCTCATCTGTATTCCCAGGGAACTCAGCCGAAGATGTTGAAAAACTGGTTATCAAACCTTTAGAGAAACAAATCAAAAACATCAGCGGTGTTGATAAAGTAACTTCGAGTTCGTTTCAAGATTACGGAATGATTATCGCTGAATTCTCTGACGATGTTACGGTAGAACAAGCCAAACAAAAAATCAAAGACAAGGTGGACAACGCCAAAGCCGACACCGATTGGCCTAACATGGACAACGGAAGCAAGGTAGAACCAAATGTTTTTGAATTGAACATTTCAGAAGAAGTGCCCATTTTGAACATCAATTTGCAAGGAAATTATACTACCCAACAATTGAAAAAATACGGGGAGTTATTGCAAGACGATATCGAAGAAATTTCGGAAATCAAAAAGGTGGATATCCTTGGTGTGGATGACAAAGAAGTTGAAATCGCCGTAGATATTTTTAAAATGACGGCGGCACAGGTGACTTTTGACGAAATCCAAAATGCCGTGAAATATGAAAACATGACACTTTCGGGTGGAAATTTAATTTCGCAAGGTTCTCGCAATAACATCCGAATTGTGGGAGAATTCAAAGAACCTAAAGAATTAGAAAACATCATCGTGAAATCTTTTGGAGGCCCAGTGTATCTAAAAGACATTGCGACTATTCGTTTCAAAGAAAAAGAAAAAACAACCTACGCTCGTGAAAAAGGAACTGAAGTAGTAATGTTGAATGTTAAAAAACGTTCCAATCAAAACATGATTTCGGCGATTGAGCAGGTAAAAGAAAGAGTAAAAAGAGCACAAGAAACTTATTTGCCAAAAAACCTAAAAGTAGAATTAACAAGTGATCAATCCTCACGAGTGGAACATCAGGTTGACGAATTGTCCAACCACATTATCTTCGGAATCATTTTGGTAATGATTGTATTGATGTTTACTATGGGATTGCGCAACTCTTTATTTGTGGGAGCCGCCATTCCATTATCGATGATGATTGCTTTTGCTATCTTGTCTATGTTTGGATTAACCCTAAACACTATGGTGTTATTTGGATTGGTAATGGGATTAGGAATGCTAGTAGATGACGGTATTGTGGTAGTGGATAATGTGTATGCCAATATGCAAAAAGGAATGAGCCGAATTCAGGCTTCAAAAGTGGGAATTGGAGAAATTGCTTGGCCGGTAATTTCGTCGACTGCTACAACTTTGATGGCATTTTTACCATTTGCCCTTTGGCCAGGAACCATGGGTAAATTCATGAAATATTTCCCTATTACTTTGACAGTAACTTTAACAGGATCTTTATTCGTAGCCATGGTAATCAACGCCGCTATGACAGGAGGTTCTATGGCATTAGAAGATAAAAACATCAAGAAAAAAAGCTTGCGTTTCTACACTATATTATTCCTTGCGTTAGGAATTTTATTAGCCATTCCTGGCTACCTAAACGACAGTAAATTATTAAGAGGTGTTGGTCATTTATTGCTAATTTCTGTCGGATTAATGTGGCTGTATTATTGGAAAGTATTTCAATGGACACAAGATTTTCAACATAGTTTTTTCCCTAGAATGGAGGAAAAATACAAATTGTTCTTGGCTAAAATTTTGACGGGTAAAAATGCTTGGAAAGCCTTAGGAGGTATCATCGCATTACTATTCTTATCTTTTATCCTTTTGGGAATTTTTCCAAGAAAAGTATTGTTCTTCCCAGATAATATTCCAAACCAAGCCATTGCTTATATTGAATATCCTCAAGGAACTTCTATTGAAAAGACGAACAAAGCCACTTTATTTGTTGAAAAACAAATTATCAAAATTTTAGAGAAATATGTGGATCCAAAAACCAACAAAAACTATATGGCGGAATCTATCATTTCGCAAGTGGGTGTGGGTGCTGGAAATCCAAATGTGGATGCAGGTTCAGCTTCTGAAACTCCTTTTAAAGGTAAAGTGACCGTAAGTTTCTCTGAATTCAAATTTAGAAAAGGCGTAAATACTTCGGATATTTTAGAAGAAATTAGAAGTAAAGTGACCGGAATTGCTGGTGCTACCGTTACTGTTGAAAAAGATGCCAACGGACCACCTGCGGGTTACCCAATTAGTATCCAATTAACAGGAGCCGATTACGATCAAATGTTGAAAGAAGCCGATAGAATGATTGCCTTTATCGATTCTAAAAACATTCCGGGTATAGAGAAATTAAGTATCGATATCAATAAAGAAAGTCCAGAATTAGAAGTAAAAGTAGACCGTGCCAATGCAGGAAGTATGGGAATTTCGACAGGACAATTAGGTTTCAATCTACGTCGTTCGGTTTACGGACAAGAAATTTCAACTTACAAAGAAGGCGATGACGATTACAATATTGTAATGCGTATGCAGGACGACCAACGTAAAAATGAAAATATTCTTTTCAACCAATCGTTAACGTTCCGTAATCAAAACAACGGTCAGATTATGCAAGTCCCAATTTCTGCGATTTCAAAAACAGAAAAAACGACGACTTACAATCAGATTAAGAGAAAAAACCACAAACGAATTATGACCATTTATTCGAATGTGTTAACTGGATATAATGGAGACGAAATCACAAAACAAATCAAGGAGGAACTAAAAAGTTATGGCCTTCCTAAAAGTGTGAGTTATTCATTCTCAGGAGTACAAGAAGAACAAGGTAAAAACCAAAGTTTCTTGATGTATGCGTTATTTTTAGCTTTGGCTGGAATTACCATCATCATTGTATTGCAATTTAACTCGGTTTCTAAAACCATGGTGATTATGTTTACCGTATTGTTGAGTTTTAGTGGTGTCTTCTATGGTTATGTGATCGCCAATATGGATTTTGTTATCCTGATGACCATGATGGGAATCATCTCGCTGGCGGGAGTTGTGGTGAAAAACGGAATTGTATTAATGGACTTCTTTGTCTTATTATTGGACAAAAAAGTAGCCGATAAAAAACTAGAAAGCCACGACGATTTATCATTAGAAGAAATAAAAGAAGTAATTATCGAATCGGGTAAATCAAGATTACGTCCCGTATTATTGACTGCCTTAACAGCCATCTTAGGATTGATTCCTTTGGCTATCGGATTGAACTTTGACTTCTTTACCTTGGTAACCGATTTCAACCCACATTTCTTCATGGGAGGAGATAATGTAATGTTCTGGGGGCCTTTGGCTTGGACCATTATTTTCGGATTGACCTATGCCACCGTATTAACTTTGGTGATGGTACCGGTAATGTTCTTCCTTGTAAAAAGAACTAAATACTGGTTGCGTGACCGAAGAAACAAAAGAAATCAAGATGCAATAGCGGAATAA
- a CDS encoding efflux RND transporter periplasmic adaptor subunit yields the protein MTTKIFPLLLAATLTVSCGEKDNNQTVDQLIAAKNNKELQARKAAIQADLAKIDAALATLNVKKEEALVSVMSLKDTVFNHYLDIQGSVETKENILIQPEIPGTLIALNVKAGQHVSKGQILARVDDGGSSQQVASLETQYQLAKTTYERQKNLWNQKIGSEIQYLQAQTQMLSLQRSVAQAKAMLAKTVIRAPFSGTIDEVFVEKGQVVSANPQGLMRIVNLNNMYVSTSIPESYIGKLKVGTQVDVFLTSLNKNYKGKVRQVGNFINPNNRSFGIEVSIPNPENLLRPNQVAKLKVIDYTAKNAIVVPTNVIQEDGEGNKFVFVAINSNGKTATAKKVLVSTGKSSDNVTEILTGLSANDIIVTEGVNSISEGMKLNF from the coding sequence ATGACTACAAAAATATTCCCTCTACTTCTTGCGGCTACACTAACTGTTTCTTGCGGAGAAAAAGACAACAACCAAACAGTTGACCAATTGATCGCTGCCAAAAACAATAAAGAATTACAAGCAAGAAAAGCAGCAATTCAAGCTGACTTAGCAAAAATTGATGCGGCACTAGCTACTTTAAATGTAAAAAAAGAAGAAGCATTAGTATCGGTTATGTCGCTAAAAGATACTGTGTTTAACCATTATTTAGACATCCAAGGAAGTGTAGAAACTAAAGAAAATATTTTAATCCAACCCGAAATACCTGGTACACTCATCGCATTGAATGTCAAAGCAGGACAACACGTAAGCAAAGGTCAAATTTTAGCACGTGTTGACGATGGTGGTTCAAGCCAACAAGTAGCGAGTTTAGAAACACAATACCAACTGGCTAAAACAACTTATGAAAGACAAAAAAACCTCTGGAATCAAAAAATCGGATCTGAAATTCAATATTTACAAGCACAAACACAAATGTTGAGCTTACAACGTTCTGTAGCACAAGCCAAAGCAATGTTAGCCAAAACCGTTATTCGCGCGCCGTTCTCTGGAACAATTGATGAAGTATTTGTTGAAAAAGGTCAAGTTGTTTCGGCAAACCCTCAAGGTTTGATGCGAATTGTGAATTTAAATAATATGTATGTTTCTACTTCGATTCCAGAAAGCTACATTGGTAAACTAAAAGTAGGTACTCAAGTAGATGTTTTTTTAACCTCATTAAATAAAAATTACAAAGGTAAAGTACGCCAAGTGGGTAATTTTATTAACCCTAACAACAGAAGTTTCGGTATCGAAGTAAGCATTCCAAATCCAGAAAATCTTTTGCGTCCTAACCAAGTAGCAAAATTAAAAGTGATTGATTACACAGCTAAAAATGCTATTGTAGTTCCAACCAATGTTATTCAAGAAGACGGAGAAGGAAACAAATTTGTCTTTGTTGCCATTAATAGTAATGGAAAAACAGCAACCGCAAAAAAAGTGTTAGTATCCACCGGAAAATCATCTGATAATGTAACAGAAATCCTAACCGGTTTATCAGCTAATGACATCATTGTAACCGAAGGAGTAAACTCCATTTCTGAAGGAATGAAATTGAACTTTTAA
- a CDS encoding TolC family protein encodes MKKTLLIVLLAFTTSINAQQKSTIPSYSYSLNEAIEYALTHNYSAINASRDIDAAKKKKWETTTIGLPQINAAVGYQNNIKLQRSLIPAEFFGGQPGEFAEVAFGTKQNMAASTSLSQLIFNGSYLVGLQSAKVYLQISENAKIKTNQEIREMVINAYGNVLLADESIIILEKNKTNLEKTLNETTQIFKNGLIEEENVEQLQITLSTIKSAQENVKRQKTIATNMLKLVLGIEMENDLILTDRLTTLAQNNIKLSLTQEPFLVENTIDYKIQENVVQSKKLLVLLEKSNALPSLAASYNLGYNAFGNQFQFFNANQRWLNYSNIGVSLNIPIFSSLGRSAKTQQAKIALEQSKTQMLQVEQSLKLQFEKAKSDYEYSLEQLNTTKSSLTLAERIENKQQIKLKEGLSSSFDLSEAQRQLYTAQQNYLQAMLDVINKKAALEKITTKN; translated from the coding sequence ATGAAAAAAACACTATTAATCGTACTACTAGCTTTTACCACTAGTATCAACGCACAACAAAAAAGCACCATACCATCCTATTCGTATTCCTTAAACGAAGCAATCGAATATGCATTGACACACAATTACAGCGCAATCAATGCATCTAGAGATATTGATGCTGCAAAAAAGAAAAAATGGGAAACTACCACCATTGGATTACCACAAATTAACGCAGCAGTGGGTTACCAAAATAATATTAAACTACAACGTTCTTTGATTCCTGCTGAATTTTTTGGAGGACAACCTGGAGAATTCGCTGAAGTGGCTTTTGGAACCAAACAAAACATGGCTGCAAGTACCTCATTAAGCCAACTTATTTTCAACGGCTCTTATTTAGTAGGATTACAGTCGGCTAAAGTGTATTTGCAAATTTCTGAAAATGCCAAAATCAAAACCAATCAAGAAATTCGCGAAATGGTAATCAATGCTTACGGAAATGTTTTATTAGCTGATGAAAGCATCATCATTTTAGAAAAAAATAAAACTAACTTGGAAAAAACCTTGAACGAAACCACCCAGATTTTTAAGAATGGCTTGATTGAAGAAGAGAATGTCGAACAATTACAAATTACATTATCAACCATTAAGAGTGCACAAGAAAATGTAAAACGCCAAAAAACTATTGCTACTAATATGCTGAAATTAGTTTTAGGTATCGAGATGGAAAACGATTTAATATTGACAGACAGGCTAACTACATTAGCACAAAACAATATTAAACTTAGTTTGACGCAAGAGCCATTTCTGGTAGAAAACACTATTGATTATAAAATCCAAGAGAATGTAGTTCAAAGCAAAAAACTATTAGTGCTTTTAGAAAAAAGTAATGCACTACCTAGTTTGGCCGCTTCTTATAATTTAGGATACAATGCTTTTGGTAACCAATTTCAATTTTTCAATGCCAATCAACGTTGGTTAAACTACTCTAATATAGGCGTAAGTTTAAACATCCCTATTTTTAGTAGTCTTGGTAGAAGTGCCAAAACACAACAAGCTAAAATTGCCTTGGAGCAATCTAAAACACAAATGCTACAAGTAGAACAAAGCCTTAAATTACAATTTGAAAAAGCAAAAAGTGATTACGAATACAGCTTGGAACAACTAAATACTACCAAAAGTAGTTTGACACTGGCAGAACGTATTGAAAACAAACAACAAATCAAATTAAAAGAAGGATTGTCTTCGAGTTTTGATTTGAGCGAAGCACAACGCCAATTATACACAGCGCAACAAAATTATTTACAAGCCATGCTGGACGTAATCAATAAAAAAGCAGCATTAGAAAAAATTACAACTAAAAACTAA
- a CDS encoding TetR/AcrR family transcriptional regulator, which translates to MKDKIISKASKLFLKIGFKSVTMDDIANEMCISKKTIYKYFANKEILIEKTTEAGLKEIDKIIDEIISKNFNAIEENFEIMKMFKEMFNSIETSPSFQLKKHYPEIYQKLISESENECNLMFKQNIQKGIEQGLYRKDINVNHYAIFYQVLINYINENICSEKESKIYELNALEYHIRAMATQKGIVELEKNLKTHILH; encoded by the coding sequence ATGAAAGATAAAATCATATCCAAAGCAAGTAAGCTGTTTTTGAAAATTGGCTTCAAAAGTGTCACTATGGATGACATTGCTAACGAAATGTGTATCTCAAAAAAAACGATTTACAAATATTTTGCTAACAAAGAAATCTTAATAGAAAAGACCACAGAAGCAGGTTTGAAGGAAATAGACAAAATTATTGATGAAATAATTTCGAAAAATTTCAATGCAATCGAAGAAAACTTTGAAATTATGAAGATGTTCAAAGAGATGTTTAACTCTATTGAAACTTCGCCTTCCTTTCAACTAAAGAAACACTATCCTGAAATTTATCAAAAATTGATTTCAGAATCTGAAAACGAATGCAATCTCATGTTCAAACAAAATATTCAGAAAGGAATTGAACAAGGCTTATATCGCAAAGACATTAATGTTAATCATTACGCAATATTTTATCAAGTGCTTATTAATTATATTAACGAAAATATTTGCTCAGAAAAAGAATCTAAAATTTACGAATTAAATGCTCTAGAATACCACATTAGAGCCATGGCAACTCAAAAAGGTATTGTTGAACTCGAAAAAAATTTAAAAACCCACATTCTACACTAA
- a CDS encoding polyprenyl synthetase family protein, with amino-acid sequence MHSIQQYQEFVLEYLKAQHCVREPKNLYEPIHYILELGGKRMRPVLTLMSAEIFDSEYTKALPAALAVEVFHNFSLIHDDIMDDAPLRRGNVTVHEKWNINTGILSGDAMLILAYQYFEHYKPVIFRDLAKLFSKTALEVCEGQQWDVDFETRSDVTILEYLKMIEYKTAVLVAAALKMGAIVAQTSAENGDLIYDFGLNLGLAFQLQDDYLDAFGDPATFGKQVGGDIIENKKTYLYLKAIEFASSEEKNQLVQLFSVSLEDNTSKIEAVKTIFNTTGASKATQQAIQDYTLKAFATLDKMNISSDKKELLKAFGEKLMNRNV; translated from the coding sequence ATGCATTCTATTCAACAGTATCAAGAATTTGTTTTGGAGTATCTCAAGGCGCAACATTGTGTTAGAGAACCTAAGAATTTGTATGAGCCCATACATTATATATTAGAGTTGGGCGGAAAAAGAATGCGTCCGGTATTGACTTTGATGAGTGCCGAAATTTTTGATTCCGAATATACAAAAGCACTTCCAGCAGCCTTAGCAGTAGAAGTTTTTCATAATTTCTCGTTAATTCACGATGATATTATGGACGACGCACCTTTGCGAAGAGGTAATGTTACGGTACACGAAAAATGGAATATCAATACGGGAATCCTTTCGGGAGATGCCATGTTGATTTTGGCTTACCAATATTTTGAACACTACAAACCAGTCATTTTTAGGGATTTGGCGAAGTTGTTTAGCAAGACAGCGTTAGAAGTTTGCGAAGGTCAACAATGGGATGTGGATTTTGAAACGCGGTCTGATGTAACTATACTCGAATATTTGAAAATGATTGAATACAAAACGGCTGTTTTAGTTGCAGCAGCTTTGAAAATGGGAGCTATTGTTGCTCAAACTTCTGCTGAAAATGGCGATTTGATTTATGATTTTGGTTTGAATTTAGGTTTAGCGTTCCAATTACAAGACGATTATTTGGACGCTTTTGGTGACCCAGCCACTTTTGGCAAACAAGTCGGAGGCGATATTATTGAGAATAAAAAAACCTATTTGTACCTTAAAGCCATTGAATTTGCGTCAAGCGAAGAAAAAAACCAATTGGTGCAGTTATTTTCTGTATCTCTAGAAGACAATACGAGTAAGATAGAAGCAGTTAAAACTATTTTTAACACAACAGGCGCCTCTAAAGCTACACAACAAGCTATTCAGGACTATACTTTAAAAGCGTTTGCCACTTTGGATAAAATGAATATTAGCTCGGATAAAAAAGAACTTTTAAAAGCTTTTGGAGAGAAGCTAATGAATCGAAATGTCTAG